One Natrinema halophilum genomic window carries:
- a CDS encoding V-type ATP synthase subunit E, translated as MSLDTVVEDIREEAHARAENIRAEGETRAEEIESAAQEDAEDIVADAEAAVDREIEQLREQRLSSAKLEAKQKRLEARRDVLGEVHEAVEDELAALEGDTREALTRDLLEAATEEFDEGDDVNVYGRGDDEELIDSILADYDGYEYAGEYDCLGGIVAESEQSRVRINNTFDTVLEDVWEDNLRDISNRLFEQ; from the coding sequence ATGAGTCTGGATACAGTCGTTGAGGACATTCGAGAAGAGGCTCACGCGCGTGCGGAGAATATCCGTGCCGAGGGCGAAACGCGCGCCGAAGAGATCGAATCGGCCGCCCAGGAGGATGCAGAAGATATCGTCGCAGACGCCGAAGCGGCGGTCGATCGCGAAATCGAGCAACTGCGCGAACAGCGACTCTCCAGTGCGAAGCTGGAGGCGAAACAAAAGCGCCTGGAGGCACGCCGAGACGTACTCGGGGAAGTCCACGAGGCGGTCGAAGACGAACTCGCAGCACTCGAGGGGGACACCCGCGAAGCGCTCACCCGCGACCTGCTTGAGGCGGCGACGGAGGAGTTCGATGAGGGCGACGACGTCAACGTCTACGGCCGCGGCGACGACGAGGAATTGATCGACTCGATCCTCGCCGACTACGACGGTTACGAGTACGCTGGTGAGTACGACTGTCTCGGCGGCATCGTCGCCGAAAGCGAACAGTCCCGCGTCCGTATCAACAACACGTTCGACACCGTACTCGAGGACGTGTGGGAAGACAACCTCCGGGATATCAGCAATCGACTCTTCGA
- a CDS encoding methyltransferase domain-containing protein has product MGLLENKARARLFYKYLSRVYDRVNPFVWTEEMRTEALSLLEFEDEMTILDLGCGTGFATEGLLDHVDEVYALDQSKHQLAQAYEKFGKRAPPVHFHRGDAERLPFATDTFDVVWSSGSIEYWPTPILALREIRRVLKPGGQVLVVGPNYPDNPISQRLADAIMLFYDEYEADRMFKTAGFEDVKHAFMGPSYDPDVAITTIGRAPA; this is encoded by the coding sequence ATGGGACTTCTCGAGAACAAGGCGCGGGCCCGACTGTTCTACAAGTACCTCTCGCGAGTCTACGACCGGGTAAACCCCTTCGTCTGGACTGAAGAGATGCGCACTGAGGCGCTCTCTTTGCTCGAGTTCGAAGACGAGATGACCATCCTTGACCTCGGCTGTGGCACTGGCTTTGCGACCGAAGGATTGCTCGATCACGTCGACGAGGTCTACGCGCTCGATCAAAGTAAACACCAACTCGCACAGGCGTACGAGAAGTTCGGCAAACGCGCCCCGCCGGTCCACTTCCATCGCGGCGACGCCGAACGGCTCCCGTTCGCGACCGATACTTTCGACGTCGTCTGGTCGTCGGGCTCGATCGAGTACTGGCCAACCCCGATTCTGGCACTCCGAGAAATCCGCCGCGTCCTCAAACCGGGTGGTCAGGTACTCGTCGTCGGGCCGAACTATCCAGATAACCCGATTTCCCAGCGCCTCGCCGATGCGATCATGCTCTTTTACGACGAGTACGAGGCCGATCGAATGTTCAAAACAGCTGGGTTCGAGGACGTGAAACACGCGTTTATGGGCCCCTCGTACGACCCCGACGTCGCCATCACGACGATCGGCCGCGCGCCTGCATAG
- the ahaH gene encoding ATP synthase archaeal subunit H: protein MPRPEVLERIKSAEDEADEIVAQAENDRDERIAEARERAEEIRTEAEQEARELKERRLEEAREEIDRECEQVLEDGEREREALAERARSRVDEVTDHVVELFQEDVHAQT, encoded by the coding sequence ATGCCGAGGCCAGAGGTTCTCGAACGAATTAAGTCGGCGGAGGACGAGGCCGACGAGATCGTCGCACAGGCAGAAAACGACCGCGACGAGCGGATAGCCGAGGCCCGGGAACGTGCCGAGGAGATTCGCACGGAAGCGGAACAGGAGGCCAGAGAGTTGAAGGAGCGCCGCCTGGAGGAGGCTCGCGAGGAGATCGACCGGGAATGTGAGCAGGTCCTCGAAGATGGCGAACGGGAGCGCGAAGCACTCGCCGAGCGCGCCCGGAGTCGGGTCGACGAGGTGACCGACCACGTCGTCGAACTGTTCCAGGAGGACGTTCATGCTCAGACCTGA
- a CDS encoding V-type ATP synthase subunit I, whose protein sequence is MLRPERMSKVSVTGSKGVMPTVIETIHELGLVHLSDYDGSWDAFDNGNPIGRADESSEKLVTVRALESTLDLSADEAEPKALEEGWEQRLEEIRTRINELDDRRTEINDELRQINEKIDGIAPFAELGIDLDLLSGYETVDVLVGEGSLDEVETALDTSDDVRAYETFTGGDVVAIVAAPAEDGDENSIDEALVGVEFTRHEIPETDQSPTDYVSDLESRKRDLESQLDDIDAELEEIRRAEGPFLLGAEQELTVEVQQAEAPLQFATTDHAFVAEGWLPTEEYDRLVAALNDAVGDSLEIEELVRADYNDEGYPTRTEEVDHGGPGGPDEATDEEEREVATQEVAADGGTTAGSTGVVTMVDEPPVIQDNVGPAKPFEFLLRLIDRPRYSELDPTVVLLLTFPAFYGFMLGDLGYGILYTIAGYTLYSRFDEDIVRSLGAIGIWAGGFTMLFGILYGEIFGLHVLGEILFDGSPPLHKGLQPVYAKYGQTWLLVSVLLGLAHLTVGYIFGFINDLDHGVTDAYLENGSWALLMIGVWVWILSRHAEGVKPDFLFTSFGTGSEAAYEFGFTGFATEVGIMVGLPLAGIGLVTMIYGEVKHYGVLGIIIGGLESFNVLGDVLSYLRIAAVILAKAGMAFVVNMLFFGVYVVGEGEHAEWHFGTSHAPQEMLEKGTYHGHEVTEVMFGGLLHGGIGMAILGVFILVLGHIVVLLLGITSAGLQGIRLEYVEFFNKFYEGGGRVFEPFGGIRSDDEN, encoded by the coding sequence ATGCTCAGACCTGAGCGAATGAGCAAGGTCTCGGTGACCGGCTCCAAGGGCGTGATGCCCACGGTCATCGAGACGATTCACGAACTGGGTCTGGTCCACCTCTCGGACTACGACGGGTCCTGGGACGCGTTCGACAACGGGAACCCGATCGGAAGAGCTGACGAATCCTCCGAGAAGCTGGTGACCGTCCGCGCCCTCGAAAGCACCCTCGATCTATCGGCTGATGAAGCCGAACCGAAGGCGCTCGAAGAAGGGTGGGAACAGCGACTCGAGGAGATCCGCACGCGAATAAACGAGCTCGACGACAGACGGACGGAGATCAACGACGAGCTGCGTCAGATCAACGAGAAGATCGATGGCATCGCTCCCTTCGCGGAACTGGGCATCGATCTGGATCTGCTGTCGGGATACGAGACGGTCGACGTTCTCGTCGGTGAGGGCTCGCTCGATGAGGTAGAGACAGCCCTGGACACGTCCGACGACGTTCGGGCGTACGAGACGTTCACCGGCGGCGATGTCGTGGCTATCGTGGCCGCACCCGCCGAAGACGGCGACGAAAACTCGATCGACGAGGCGCTGGTCGGCGTCGAATTTACGCGCCATGAGATACCCGAGACGGACCAGAGCCCGACCGACTACGTATCGGACCTCGAGAGTCGAAAGCGTGACCTCGAGTCCCAGCTCGACGACATCGACGCGGAACTCGAAGAGATCAGGCGAGCGGAGGGCCCGTTCCTCCTGGGAGCCGAACAAGAGCTGACGGTCGAGGTCCAGCAGGCGGAAGCCCCGCTGCAGTTCGCGACGACCGATCACGCGTTCGTCGCGGAGGGATGGCTCCCAACCGAAGAGTACGACCGCCTCGTCGCGGCCCTGAACGACGCCGTCGGCGACAGCCTCGAGATCGAGGAACTCGTCCGGGCGGATTACAACGACGAGGGATATCCGACGCGCACGGAAGAGGTCGACCACGGCGGTCCCGGCGGGCCGGACGAGGCGACCGACGAGGAAGAGCGGGAAGTCGCCACGCAGGAAGTTGCCGCCGACGGCGGCACGACCGCCGGCAGCACCGGCGTCGTGACGATGGTGGACGAACCGCCGGTCATTCAGGACAACGTCGGCCCCGCCAAGCCGTTCGAGTTTCTGCTGCGGTTGATCGACCGACCCAGATATAGCGAACTCGACCCAACAGTCGTCCTGCTGTTGACGTTTCCGGCGTTCTACGGGTTCATGCTGGGTGACCTCGGCTACGGAATATTGTACACGATCGCCGGATACACGCTGTACAGCCGCTTCGACGAGGACATCGTTCGGAGCCTGGGTGCGATCGGCATCTGGGCCGGCGGATTCACGATGCTGTTTGGCATCCTGTACGGCGAAATCTTCGGATTGCACGTGCTGGGAGAGATTCTCTTCGACGGCAGTCCGCCGCTGCACAAGGGACTCCAGCCCGTGTACGCAAAGTACGGTCAGACGTGGCTACTGGTGAGTGTCCTCCTTGGACTGGCTCATCTTACCGTCGGGTACATCTTCGGATTCATCAACGATCTCGATCACGGCGTCACCGATGCGTACCTCGAGAACGGTTCGTGGGCGCTGCTCATGATCGGCGTCTGGGTCTGGATCCTCAGCCGCCACGCTGAGGGCGTCAAGCCTGACTTCCTGTTTACCTCATTCGGCACCGGTTCGGAAGCCGCGTACGAATTCGGCTTTACCGGCTTCGCCACGGAGGTCGGCATCATGGTCGGACTCCCGCTTGCGGGCATCGGGCTCGTGACGATGATCTACGGAGAAGTCAAACACTACGGTGTGCTCGGGATAATCATCGGGGGCCTCGAGAGCTTCAACGTCCTCGGTGACGTCCTCTCGTACCTCCGGATCGCAGCGGTGATCCTCGCGAAGGCGGGCATGGCGTTCGTCGTCAACATGCTGTTCTTCGGGGTGTACGTCGTCGGCGAAGGCGAACACGCGGAGTGGCACTTCGGAACCAGCCACGCCCCGCAGGAAATGCTCGAGAAGGGCACCTACCACGGTCACGAAGTGACCGAGGTCATGTTCGGCGGCTTGCTCCACGGCGGCATCGGGATGGCCATCCTGGGCGTATTCATCCTCGTTCTCGGCCACATCGTCGTCCTCCTGCTGGGGATTACAAGCGCCGGTCTACAGGGAATCCGTCTCGAGTACGTCGAGTTCTTCAACAAGTTCTACGAAGGCGGCGGACGGGTATTCGAACCCTTCGGCGGAATTCGGTCCGACGACGAGAACTGA
- a CDS encoding DUF7096 domain-containing protein, which yields MNNAAPALLALLLVLSVPAATVGAAAPTRGTDEQSVETSRNQIPPRLTQTDVANTTNRLHLNGDIRSEYTEYRPDLGMVLASADDELRIDHGQYALVEEEFTRATPEERAAMVQAAYERLKQQADRLERRERNAVTEHADGDRSTAQLLQTLLRNHNEAAVLSERLDELDAKADRIPGYSLPSRQTRVDKNIFSFHRTSLRTQLDWLSKTPNSGRNQNVIVSTSQSGYSISMMKGSNYIVETTRFDNRNETASDQFEDLEAFERTIELYPWADEHGSPHFQDNSPDHYWTEIGHSQGRLEIYLDAGSGEVHREVQELIAPSLPSEYLGPWTGDGLNMTMNRTPANGPVEVTVTDQETGEPVSATITFDGVEVGNTGEDGTLWVAPLIGKHKLEAKTANGVVNATVSR from the coding sequence ATGAACAACGCGGCCCCCGCCCTCCTCGCGTTACTTCTCGTCCTCTCTGTGCCCGCAGCGACCGTCGGTGCAGCGGCGCCAACCAGGGGAACGGACGAACAGTCAGTCGAGACTTCCCGAAACCAGATCCCGCCTCGACTGACGCAGACTGACGTCGCCAACACGACGAACCGACTCCACCTCAACGGAGACATCCGAAGCGAGTATACCGAGTATCGGCCTGATCTCGGAATGGTACTCGCAAGCGCAGACGACGAACTCCGAATCGACCACGGACAGTACGCCCTCGTCGAGGAGGAATTCACCCGCGCGACTCCGGAGGAACGAGCAGCGATGGTTCAGGCAGCGTATGAACGACTCAAACAACAAGCAGACCGGCTCGAGCGCCGCGAACGAAACGCGGTCACGGAACACGCAGACGGCGACCGGTCGACAGCACAACTGCTTCAGACGCTACTTCGGAATCACAACGAAGCTGCGGTGCTTTCGGAACGACTCGACGAACTGGATGCCAAAGCGGACCGAATCCCCGGCTATTCACTCCCCTCCCGACAAACTCGAGTCGACAAGAACATTTTTAGCTTCCACCGAACGTCCCTTCGGACGCAACTCGATTGGCTATCGAAGACGCCAAACAGCGGGCGGAATCAAAACGTGATCGTCTCGACATCACAGTCGGGATACAGTATCTCGATGATGAAGGGGAGTAATTACATCGTCGAGACGACTCGGTTCGATAATCGGAACGAAACGGCGTCCGACCAGTTCGAGGATCTCGAAGCGTTCGAGCGAACGATAGAACTCTATCCGTGGGCAGACGAACACGGGTCTCCGCATTTCCAGGACAACAGCCCCGATCACTACTGGACCGAAATCGGTCACAGTCAGGGCCGGCTCGAAATTTACCTCGACGCCGGGTCGGGTGAGGTCCACCGCGAGGTCCAGGAACTCATCGCGCCGTCGCTCCCGAGTGAGTACCTCGGACCGTGGACGGGTGACGGACTCAACATGACGATGAACCGGACACCAGCGAACGGGCCGGTCGAAGTAACCGTGACCGATCAGGAAACTGGCGAGCCCGTTAGCGCAACCATCACCTTCGACGGCGTCGAGGTCGGCAACACCGGCGAAGACGGAACGCTGTGGGTCGCTCCGCTGATCGGGAAACACAAACTCGAGGCGAAAACGGCAAACGGTGTGGTTAACGCAACGGTGTCGCGCTAG
- a CDS encoding type IV pilin, with amino-acid sequence MKPGRIRDRCRSRANETRGVSHVVGVLVLVALTVCLAVVIAVGLDAWSLASSDPTAAFQLSVDANRSAIVIEHVAGDPIDVERLSMTISVNNTALTRQPPVPFVGATGFDGAPDGPFNAKADSEWTAGEHAGVSIAKTNSPELTAGDSVTVSLVVDDRQLAKLETTAT; translated from the coding sequence GTGAAACCGGGACGAATACGCGACAGGTGTCGATCACGAGCGAACGAAACCCGTGGGGTCAGTCACGTCGTCGGCGTACTCGTGCTGGTCGCGCTCACAGTCTGTCTGGCAGTCGTCATCGCCGTTGGACTCGACGCGTGGTCGCTTGCGTCGTCGGATCCAACCGCAGCTTTTCAGCTCTCGGTCGATGCGAATCGGTCGGCAATTGTGATCGAACACGTTGCTGGCGATCCCATCGATGTCGAGAGATTGTCGATGACGATATCAGTCAACAACACGGCACTGACGCGACAACCGCCGGTTCCGTTCGTCGGCGCGACCGGATTCGATGGGGCGCCGGACGGCCCGTTCAACGCAAAAGCAGATTCCGAGTGGACGGCGGGTGAGCACGCTGGCGTTTCCATCGCAAAGACGAACAGTCCGGAACTTACGGCCGGCGATTCGGTCACTGTCTCGCTTGTCGTCGATGATCGACAACTAGCAAAGCTCGAGACGACGGCGACCTGA